GCGGCGAAACTTTCCGGAGCCAGGCGCAGAACGGGAAGCGGCTTGCCGAACATTTCGGCTGCAATGAGAGCACCAAGCGTCAGCACGTCTTCGGCTTCGCTGAACACAAGTGCTGCCGGTGCGCGGCCGGTCAGGATCAGATCGAGAAGCACGCCCGATCCGGTGCAGGACCCCCGGCTCGACGGCATCATCAGGATGCCGCCGGTCAGACAGACCCCGTGCAGGGGATGGTGCACGTCGATGATGCACCCGGTCTCGGGCGAGACCCCACCCCAGAAACTCAAGGGCTCGGCCGAAGCGATGATCGGTCCCTCGGCATGGCCGCCAAGGATGCTGGAGGCGTGCGGCATATCGCTCATTTGACGACGAAACCGTGGGCAAACGGATCGCGGTCATCGATGAAGATGGTGTTGATCCCGGTCATCCGGGCCCAGCCAGCGATCGACGGGATAATGGCCTCGCGACCGGCAACCGTGGTGGCTGCCTCGACGCGGCCCTTGAACAGCGAACCGATGATCGACTCGTGGATGAATTCGTCGCCGACAGCAAGCTTGCCCTTGGCGGCGAGCTGCGCCATGCGCGCCGAGGTGCCGGTGCCGCAGGGCGAGCGGTCGATCGCCTTGTCGCCGTAGAAGACGGCGTTACGGGCATGGGCAGTGGCATCGGTCGGCTTGCCCGTCCACTGGATGTGGCTCAAACCCCGGATCTCGGGATGTTCCGGATGTACGAATTCGTATTTTGCGTTCAGCGCGGCCCGCAGCTTGGGGCTCCAGCCGATGAGTTCACCTGCTGTATGATCTGCCATGTCGCGGAAGTTTTTCTGCGGCTCGACGATCGCGTAGAAATTGCCACCATAGGCAACATCGACGGCGATCTCGCCCAGCCCTTCGACCTCGGCCGTCAGGCCTTCGGCAAAGAGGAAACCGGGTACGTTGGTCAGGCGAACCTCTTCGACGAAGCGGCCTTCCTGTCGATAGGTGATGTCCACCTTGCCGGCCGGCGCGTCGATCGACAGCTTGCCGGGTTCGCGCGGCATGATCAGGCCGTTCTCGATCGCCATCGTGATGGTGCCGATGGTGCCGTGACCGCACATGGGCAGGCAGCCTGATGTCTCGATGAAGAGAACCGCGACGTCACAGTCCGGCCGGGTCGGCGGATAGAGGATCGAGCCAGACATCATGTCATGCCCGCGCGGCTCAAACATCAGGCCGGTGCGGATCCAGTCGAATTCCCGCAGAAAATGGGCGCGCTTCTCCAGCATAGTGGCGCCTTCGAGGCGCGGCCCGCCGCCGGAAACGAGGCGGACCGGATTTCCGCAGGTATGCCCGTCAAGGCAGGAGAAGGTGTAGGTGGCCATGGGGAAGGACCTTTGTCAGAAGCGTTGAGGCGAAAGAGAAGCAATGTCGATGGGCGGTGTTTTACCAGTCAACAGATCGGCGACCAACCGGGCAGTACCTGCCGATTGCGTCAGGCCGAGATGGCCGTGGCCGAAAGCATAGATGACCCGTGGTGTCACCTTGGCGCGGCCGATTGCTGGCAGGCTGTCGGGCAGCGAGGGGCGGAACCCGAACCACTGCGTGCCGCCTTGCGTATTCAATCCGGGAAGGAAATCCCTGGCCTTTTTCAGCATGGCTTCCGAGCGGCGGAAATTCGGTGGCAGTTCCAGCCCGCCGAGTTCGACGGCGCCGCCAACGCGAATGCCCGTCGAAAGCCGTGTGACGACGAAACCGTGACCGCCGAAGGTGACCTGCGTGCGCAAGTCGAACGCGTCAGCCGGCAGTGTCGTGTTATAGCCACGCTCGGTTTCCAGCGGAATGCGTTCGCCAAGGCTGCGCGCGATGCGGTGGGAAAACGCGCCGGCAGATAGCACGGCCTGCAATCCGCGGCGGATGCCGCCGCCTTCGCCCAGAACCTCGACCCCGCCCTCGACCGGCCGCAGCGCCGTGACATTGGTGCGCTCCAAAACGCCGCCCTGGCTGCGGAAATAATCCGCCAGCGCCAGCGTGTAGAGTTTCGGATCGGCGATCGAGTACCAGCCCGGCGTGAAAGTTCCATGGGTGAAGCGCGCATCGATCCCCGGCTGAATGGCGGCCATGCCGGACGCGTCCATATGCTGGAATTCGATACCGTGCGCATCGCGGACCTTCCATCCGGGCAAGGAGGCATTCAGCTCCGCCTGGCTTTCATAGACCTGCAGATTGCCATCCTTACGCAGCATCGGAAACGTGCCCGTGCGCTGCAGGAAGGGTTCAAGCTCGGCCTTCGAAAGGTCCATCAAAGCGGTTTGCACGGTCGTCGATTTTTCCACCTGCTGGGGCGAGCAGGCCCGCCAGAAGCGGAACATCCAAGGGGCGATCTTGAACGCGTAGGCCGGTGGGACCGAAAGTGGCCCAAGCGGGTCTAGCAACCATTTCGGCGCTTTTTTCAAAATACCTGGCGAGGCAAGCGGCAGAATATCGGTGAAGGCAAAGGCCCCTGCATTGCCGGCCGATGCGCCGGCGGCCGGGCCTTCGCGGTCCAAGACCAGAACCGTCATACCGCGCGCCTGAGCGGTAATCGCCGCCGAGAGCCCGACGACGCCTGCGCCGATGACAATGACGTCGGGATGCGCCATTAGCGGACGCTCGCCAGGAACGCCTGGGTATCGGGATGCTGCGGCGCCCCGAACAGCTGATCCGGCGTGCCGATTTCGGCCATAACACCATGATGGAAGAAGGCCACCCGGTCAGACACGTCACGGGCAAACGCCATTTCATGGGTAACGCAGATCATCGTCATGCCCTCTTCCGCGAGCATTTTCAGCGTGTCGAGCACCTCTCCAACCAGCATCGGGTCAAGCGCCGAGGTGACTTCATCAAACAGCATATATTCCGGCGACATGGCCAGCGCCCGGGCGATTGCCATGCGCTGCTGCTGGCCGCCCGACATGCGGTTGGGATAGACCGACAGCTTTTCGGCCAAGCCGACATGGGTCAGCTGCCTGACTGCGATTTCCTCAGCTTTTTCCTTGGCAAGGCCCAGCACCTTTCGCGGCGCGAGCATGACGTTTTCCAGAACCGTCAGATGCGGAAACGCATTCCATTGCTGGAAAACGATCCCGACCTTGCGGCGCAGCTTGTTGAGATCGGTCTGCTTGCCGTGAACATCAGTGCCGTCGATGGTGATCTGGCCCGCATTGATCGGCTCAAGCCCGTTGATACAGGTCAACAGCGTCGATTTTCCCGATCCGGAACCGCCGATGATGGTCACCACCTCGCCTTTGTTGACGGTGAGGTTAATCCCCTTCAAAACCTCCAGCGTGCTGAAGGATTTGCGAACGTCTTTAATTTCAATCATTGGGGGACCACCGTCTTTCGAGATACCCGCCAAGCCGGGCGATGGGGAAGCTGATGACGAAGTAGATGACGCCGCAGATCATGAGAATGAACAGCGGCTCCTGCAGGCGCGTCACGAGAATTTGCGAGGCACGCAACAGCTCGATAAGGCCGAGCCAAAGCACGAGCGCAGAATCCTTCATGACGCCGAGTGTCAGACCGATCCAGGCCGGCAGCGAAACGCGCGTGGCCAGAGGCGCCACAATATAGCGCATGTCCTGCCACCATGTCATGCCAAGCGAGCGGGCAGCCCGGCGTGTCGTCGCCGGCACCGCTCCGATGCCGCCACGGATGATTTCCGAACAATAGGCTGCCGTATAGAGCGACAGCACCACGCAGGATGTGGTGAACGGCGCCCAGCCCAGCTTGGCGATCGATTGCAGCGCGTTGCCGAGAACCAGCTGGATCAACAATGGGACGGAGCGGAACACGTCGAGCACGAAGGTCAGCGGCGCCGACCAGATGGCGCCGAGTTGAACGCGAAGGACACCGAAGATAATGCCAAGCAGGGTGCCGGCCGTCACGGACACAGCCGTAACCGCCAGCGTCATGGCTGCGCCCTGCGCGAGAAACGCCAGGTCATTCCAGGTGAGTGCGGTATCAAACATCTCTCACCTCTCTCAATATTTGAACATGCGCGCGGCAAGCAGCCGGGCAGCGATCGTCACAAGTTTTGCAATGATGTAGTAGATCACTGCGGCAAGCGCGAAGAATTCGAAGGTGCGGAACGAGCGCGCGTTGAGCTCCTGCGTAATCCCGGCAAGGTCGGTGTTCATGCCGACGGTCACGCCAAGCGACGTCATCAGGATCGCCCAGACCATCTGATTGGTGGCCGGCAAGAAGGCGACGCGCAACATTTGCGGCAGGACGATCAGCCGGAACGCCTGGAACGGTGTCATGCCCAGCGAACGGCCGGCGCGGGCCTGCGTATCGGGAATGGCCTTGAGCGCACCGCGGAAATTTTCCGCCAGATAACCGGCATTGTTGAACGCAATTCCGATCAGGAGAGCCATATAGGGGCTAAGATGAATGCCGAAATTGCCAAGCCCGAAATGCGCCATGTAGATCTGGAACAGGGCGGGCGTGTTGCGCGCGATCTCAACCCATGTCGTGGCAAATCCCCGCAGAATGCGGCTGCTTGACAGGCGAAATGCGGTGAGCGTCAGAGCGAATGCCACCCCGAGAACCATCGACAACAGCGCGATCTGCAGGGTGACCAAAGCGCCATCGAGCATCTGCGGCAGGGCTTTCAGCGCCTGGTTCCAGTGAAATGTGTAATTCAACATCGGCGTTTCATCTCCTGAAGAAGGACAGCGGCGCGGAGATTATCCGCGCCGCCAGCGAAACGATTGTAATTAGCGGTAGACGCCGTTGACCGCGAGATTCGGAACCTCGCCGCCAACCCACTTCTCATACAGTTCCGCATAGCGGCCAGTGCGAACCTGCTGGTTGATGAAGAGGTTGAGGAAGTTGATCAGGCCATATTCCTCGCGGTTGGTGAACAGCGACACGTAGTCGATATCGAACGGCGCCTTGCCGACGACAGCAATGCCAGGGAACTTGCCGGTCTTGACGTTGGCCTGCGCCACGGTCGAGGTGGACACTGTGGCATCGAGCTGGCCCTGGCTCAGCGCCAGGAACACGTCGGCCTGTGTCTGGTACGGACGGAATTCGCCAGTGCCCCAGGCCTTGACCTGTTCTTCCAGTGCAATGGCTTCGTAAGTGCCAGCTGTCGCACCGACGACCTTGCCCTTCATGTCTTCAAAAGATTTGACGCCCGATTTCTCGTTGGCGGTCACGGCCATTTCAAAGGCGAAATAAGGGATGGTCATGCCAACGGTCTTGGCACGCTCCAGCGTATCGGAGGTGGAGGCAACGCCGACATCGACGCGGCCCGACATCAGGGCAGGAATACGCTCGGGGAATGGGGTCTCTACGATTTCGGCGGTGACGCCGAGGGCCTTGGCCAGATCGTTGCAATAATCGACGTCAAAGCCGATCGCATTATTGCTTTCGTCACGCGATCCCATCGGCGGGAAGTCCAGCACAACGGCGCAACGCAATGTGCCCGAGCCAATAATGTCGTCCAGCTTGTCGGCATGTGCCTGGCTGGTCAGAGCGGTTGCGGCCAGGAGGCTGAACGCGAAGACTGAAAGTTTCATCTTAATCTCTCTCCCTAGATTGATGTGCCGATCTGCGGCAGGCGCACTATTTCGATTCCCGTCGCGCAAATCAATCACAAAATACAAAGAGTATACAAAAAGTACACAAATATTCGTATTTGCTGATATCCGCGCAACAATCGTCAACGCAACGCCTGCCTTACGGCATGATTAGGAAAGCAGGTCCTTTGGCAGCAGGGCGTCGGGCAGGTTCTGATAGGAGACCGGACGCAGGAAACGGCGGATCGACATGGTGCCGACGCTGGTTGCCCCAAAATTGGTGGAGGCCGGATAAGGACCGCCATGCACCATGGAATCGACGACCTCGACCCCGGTCGGAAAGCCATTGACCAGAATGCGGCCTGCCTTGCGCTCCAAGAGCGGGCGCAGGCGCTTTGCGGTTTCGATATCGGCCTCGTCCATGTGCAAGGTCACCGTCAACTGGCCTTCGATAGACCGGGCGATATCTTCCATTTCCGTCTGCGAATTCACCCGCACCAGAAGACCGAGCGGGCCAAAGACCTCTTCGCTCAAGGCATGATCGGAAAGGAACCGTTCGCCCGTCGTTTCGAACAGATTGGGGGATGCGGCGCGGCCGGTCGATTGTGTGGCCAGCAGCGGCTTGACGGTGTTGCGCGACGCAAAGCGCGCCTCTCCATCCTGATAGGCCTTGGCGATGCCATCCGTCAGCATGGTCTGCGGCGCAACCTTGCCCAAAGCTTCGACCGCTGATGCCGCAAAGCGGTCGGCATCGGCACCGTCAATCACGACGGCAACGCCGGGATTGGTGCAGAACTGCCCGGCGCCCATGGCGAGCGAACCGGCCCAGCCCTGACCAAGCGCCTCGGCTCGCTCGGCAAGTGCGGCCGGAAGCAGGAACATTGGATTGACCGAGCCGAGTTCGCCGAAGAAAGGAATCGGCTCTGGCCGGGCGGCACAAAGATCAAACAGCGCACGGCCGCCGGCCTGCGACCCGGTAAAGCCGACTGCCTTGATCCGCGGATGCTGTACCAGCGCATGGCCGACATCCCGGTTGCCGCCCTGGATCAGAGAGAAGACACCCGGATGAATGCCGGTGCTGCGAATGGCCGCATCGACTGCTTGCGCGATGATTTCGCCGGTGCCGGGATGGGCAGAATGCCCCTTGACCACAACAGGGCAACCGGCCGCCAGCGCGGCCGCCGTGTCGCCACCTGCCGTCGAGAACGCCAGTGGGAAATTCGAGGCGCCAAACACCGCAACCGGGCCGACGGGCCGCTGCATCAGGCGGATTTCCGGGCGTGGCGCTGGCTGGCGGTCCGGCAAAGCCGCGTCAAAGCGGCGGTCGAGATAATCGCCATTTTCGATATGGCTGGCAAACAGCCGGAGCTGGCCGGTCGTGCGGCCGCGTTCGCCGATCAGGCGGGCTTCCGGCAGGCCGGTCTCCTGGCTGCCGATTTCGGTGATCGCATCGGCGCGTATGTCGATCTCGTCGGCGATGGCGCGCAGGAACGCGGCGCGCGTGCTGCGATCGGTTTCGCCAAAACTCCAGAACGCATCCTCGGCAGCCTCGCAGGCGCGATCGACCAGCTGTGCAGTTCCAACGGCGAATTGATGAACCGGGCCTTTGGCTGGCGACGAGGCGAAGGTGCCGTCACCATCCAGCCATTCGCCGGCGACAAGGTGTTTTCCGCTGGGGATGAAGGGCATGGGCAGATCCTTTTGTTTCAAACAGGCGCAAAGGGCGCATATGCTGCGCCGGATTATGTTTGGAAAATTTGTATACTTTTTGTATGCAATATATCAACCCGTTTGGATGTTATGGCTGCTAAAAAGGAGGAATACACATGAGCGACACTCTCACCCTGACGATCGCTGATCTGGAGGAACGCGTAAAAGCCATCTTCACCAAGGCCGGATTGAGCGCGCTACAGGCCGCAGCCGTCACACGGGTCATCGTTGCCGCCGAGCGCGATGCCTGCAAATCCCACGGCATCTATCGCATCGAGGGCGCCTTGCGCACCGTCAAGGCCGGTAAGGTCAATCCTGTCGCCAAGCCTGAACTTCTGCCTCAGCAGCGATCCGCCGTCGTCAAGGTCGATGCGAAAGGCGGCTTTGCCAATGCGGCCTTCGAACTTGGTCTTCCTGTCCTGGCCGAGCGCGCCCGCTCCAGCGGCATTGCCGCCCTTGCCATCAATGACTGCACGCATTTCTCCGCACTCTGGCCGGAGGCAGAAGCGCTGACGGAGCTTGGGCTTGCCGGTATCGTCATGTGCCCCAGCTATGCCACGGTTGCACCAAGCGGCGGAACCAAACCGCTGCTCGGCACCAATCCCCTCGCCTTCGGCTGGCCCCGCACCGGAAAACCACCCTACGTGTTCGACTTCGCAACGTCGGTTGCAGCGCGCGGCGAGATCGAACTGCACAGGCGCGCTGGAAAAACTCTGCCGGAAGGCTGGGCGATCGACGCCGACGGGCAGCCGACCACCGATCCGGAAGCAGCCCTTGCAGGCGCAATGCTGCCCTTCGGTGAACACAAGGGCTCGGCCATCTCCACGATGATCGAACTGCTAGCCGGGATCATGATCGGCGACCTGACGAGCCCCGAAGTGCTGGATGCGCTCGGGTCCACCGCGCTTGCGCCGGCGCATGGCGAACTGATCATCGCCTTTTCCCCGGAAGGTTTTGGCGCGGATCGTCCAGGCAACCCCTTTGCCCGCGCCGAAATCCTGTTCGAGGCCATGGTCGGCCAGGGCGCCCGCCTGCCCTCGCAACGCCGCTATGCCGCCCGCGAAAAATCGCAGGCCAGCGGTATTGTCCTGACAGCTTCGGAGGTGGCACAGCTCGACCGTCTGAACGCACTCGGACTGGATGCGGTCTAACACCGTCGCGGCACCGGCCAGCGCCTTCGATCGCAAGGCACCACATATGCAAAGGCCCTCCGATTGGAGGGCCTTTGTTACTTCAGGAGAGCTTTAGCTCAACCCTTGTAAGTCTGGACAGCGCCTTCCAGCTTGCTCCATTCGGCATACCAGCCGTTAAAGAGCTTGAACTGCGCTTCGACATAGCCCCGCTGGCTGTCGGTCAGCGCGTCGGATGCGTTGAAGTGGAGCGCATATTCCTTATCGCCGTTCATCACCATCATGTGCTTGAAGTAGAGAACCAGGTCCGGCCCTTCATCGAAGGAGGACAGGACGGCAAGCGCCTGCTCCAGTTCCAGCGCGCGAAGGCGCGCATCCGCGTCACCTTCGGCGGCAGCCTGCGACAGGTTGCACAGATGGATGACTTCCTTGGGCAGAACATTGCCGATTCCGGTGATGGCGCCGGTCGCACCGCAATTGACGAAGCCGTGGAAAACGGCGGTATCAACGCCGATCATCAGCGAAACGCCGTCCTGGCTGGTGATGTGCTCGGCCGCATAGCGCATATCGGCCGGGCCGCCGAATTCCTTGAAGCCGACAAGGTTTTTGTGTTCGGCGCGCAGCGCGAAGAACAGGTCGGCGCGGGTGGCGAAACCATAATAGGGGCTGTTGTAGATGACAGCCGGAAGATCCGGCGCTGCAGCGAGGATCGCCTTGAAATGGGCTTTCTGAGCGACGACGGAAGAGCCGCGCGACAGAACCCGCGGAATAACCATCAGGCCATGCGCGCCAACGGCCTGCGCATGGGCTGCATGTTCGACGGCCACCGCGCTGTTGACGGCACCGGTGCCGACGATCACGGGCACGCCAGCCCTGACCAGGCGCTCGACGCCTTCCATGCGCTGCGCATCGGTCAAAAGCGGCCAGTCACCCATCGAGCCGCAATAGACAACGGCCGACATTCCCTGGGCAATCAACTCTTGTCCCTTGCGCACGAGAGCGTCGAAGTCCGGAGTGCGGTCTTCTTTGCAAGGGGTCATCAGCGCGGGGATCACGCCAGAAAAGATTTTGGCCGTCATAACAAACTCCTTTTGACCTTGCCGGACAGGCAGAGAACGGCGCGCACCTTTGCTGCCCAATCCTGCCTCTGGAGCCATATTGCACGTTGTATATTATTTGTCGACAAGAATTTCAGCGTCACAGCGCCATGTCGAGCCTGTCTTCGCGGGCGAACAATTTCTGGATCTGATGCACGATCTGCTCCGCGTGCAACCTGGCCAGCCGGTCGGCCTCTTCGACGTCGCGGTTGGCGATGACGGCAATGATATCGTCGTGCTCTTCGACGAAGCGCTGCGGCAGCCGGTCGTCGTACGACTGGTAGTAAAGCCGGAGCATGCGCCGTCCCTCATCCAGCAGGCGGTTGAATAGGCCAGTGAAGTAGGGATTGCGGCCGGCTTCGGCGATGGCGGAATGGAAGGCCGCATTGGTGGCGATCATCGCCAGCGCATCCTGCGCCTGCACGGCGGCTGCAAATTCGGCCTGATGAGCGCGAATAACCTTCAGGTCTTCCGGCCGGTGATATTGGGCAGCCAGCTTGGTGGTGACGCGATACATCAACACAAGCGCATCGAAGAATGTGTGCATATTGAGAAAGTCGATATTTGCCACCATCGTCGAACGATTGGGCAATGTATCGATCAGTCCCTCGCCCGCCAGCCGCACAAGCGCTTCGCGAATAGGCGTGCGCGACATCTTGAAGCGTTCGGCCAGTTGCACCTCGTCGATCGGGCTGCCAGGCGGCAAAACAAGGTCGAGAATCTCGTCGCGCAAGAGGTCGTAAACCATCTTGACGCCGGAGCCGCGCTTTCGTTCGGGAATGGGGCTGGTATCGATATCTGTCATGTCATAATCCTTTGTCGACAAAAGGAATACTTTTACCTGCCAACGGGATCAACCACTTCCGCAGCTTGGCGGGTAAAAGCCGGTAATAATCTTGGTGGCGTTGCACTTTTGAGTATCAGGTTGGCACCCTAGCCTGCCGCCAGCTGATATTCGGTGCAGTCGCCGGGCAAATCTGTGTACCCATAAGGAGAGGACTATGCGCAGCAGCAAGGTAATCCACATCGTTTCCTGCCACGCCGAAGGCGAAGTGGGTGACGTGATCGTCGGCGGTGTCGCACCGCCTCCCGGCAAGACGTTGTGGGAACAGCGGCGGTTCATTGCCGAGGATCAGACGCTGCGCAATTTCGTCCTCAACGAACCCCGCGGCGGCGTGTTCCGCCATATCAACCTTCTGGTGCCGCCAAAGGATCCGCGCGCGACCATGGGCTTCATCATCATGGAGCCGGAAGACACGCCCCCCATGTCGGGGTCCAATTCGATCTGCGTATCGACCGTTCTGCTCGATACCGGCATCGTGCCGATGCAGGAGCCGGAAACCAGGATGGTGCTGGAGGCGCCGGGCGGCCTGGTCGATGTTGTAGCACTTTGCCGCAACGGCAAGGCCGAACGCATCACCGTCACCAACGTGCCCTCCTTCGCCGCAAGGCTCGATGCCAAATTGGAGGTGGAGGGATTGGGCACGCTGACTGTCGATACGGCCTATGGAGGCGACAGCTTCGTCATTGCGGACGCCCGTTCGCTCGGCTTTTCGGTCACGCCGGACGAGGCCCGCGAACTTGCCGAGACCGGTATCCGCATCACCCGCGCCGCCAACGAACAGCTCGGCTTCTCCCATCCGGAAAACCCGGAATGGAGCCATATCTCCTTTTGCCAGCTGACCTTGCCGGTCGAAGAACGTGAGGGCATTCTGCATGGGAGAAACACGGTGGTGATCCAGCCGGCCAAGCTTGACCGCTCACCAACGGGAACCGGTTGTTCCGCACGCTTGGCCGTGCTGCACGCCCGTGGTCAGATCAAGCTCGGACAGAAATTTCGCGGCGAATCGATTATCGGCTCGCATTTCGATTGCCAGATTGTTGCTGAAACGACCGTCGGCGGACAGGCCGCCATCATCCCTGAAATCTCCGGCCGCGCCTGGGTGACCGGCACCCATCAGGTCATGCTCGACCCCACTGATCCCTGGCCATCAGGATACCGTCTGGCAGATACGTGGCCGCGCAAGCAATAACGCCTATTCCACAAATCAAGGACCCTGAAGCGCTTCACATAGCCCGGAAAAATCGTGACGCACTTTGAGTTTTCAGGCACCAGCACACTCGGAAATCCGGGTGTGCCGGTTGCTTGCGCAATTCCCGCCAAGATCGCGTTACGGCCTTGTGCGGGACGGCCTGCGGGGCCGCCAAACCAATCCATCTTAACTTCAACTTATCGAATATTGACCTTGGCCACGGTGCAAGGCGCGGGGATCGCGAAAGCGCGCCTTCGAACCTGCGGCGTAGCCAAAGC
The sequence above is drawn from the Pararhizobium qamdonense genome and encodes:
- a CDS encoding 4-hydroxyproline epimerase; translation: MATYTFSCLDGHTCGNPVRLVSGGGPRLEGATMLEKRAHFLREFDWIRTGLMFEPRGHDMMSGSILYPPTRPDCDVAVLFIETSGCLPMCGHGTIGTITMAIENGLIMPREPGKLSIDAPAGKVDITYRQEGRFVEEVRLTNVPGFLFAEGLTAEVEGLGEIAVDVAYGGNFYAIVEPQKNFRDMADHTAGELIGWSPKLRAALNAKYEFVHPEHPEIRGLSHIQWTGKPTDATAHARNAVFYGDKAIDRSPCGTGTSARMAQLAAKGKLAVGDEFIHESIIGSLFKGRVEAATTVAGREAIIPSIAGWARMTGINTIFIDDRDPFAHGFVVK
- a CDS encoding NAD(P)/FAD-dependent oxidoreductase, which translates into the protein MAHPDVIVIGAGVVGLSAAITAQARGMTVLVLDREGPAAGASAGNAGAFAFTDILPLASPGILKKAPKWLLDPLGPLSVPPAYAFKIAPWMFRFWRACSPQQVEKSTTVQTALMDLSKAELEPFLQRTGTFPMLRKDGNLQVYESQAELNASLPGWKVRDAHGIEFQHMDASGMAAIQPGIDARFTHGTFTPGWYSIADPKLYTLALADYFRSQGGVLERTNVTALRPVEGGVEVLGEGGGIRRGLQAVLSAGAFSHRIARSLGERIPLETERGYNTTLPADAFDLRTQVTFGGHGFVVTRLSTGIRVGGAVELGGLELPPNFRRSEAMLKKARDFLPGLNTQGGTQWFGFRPSLPDSLPAIGRAKVTPRVIYAFGHGHLGLTQSAGTARLVADLLTGKTPPIDIASLSPQRF
- a CDS encoding amino acid ABC transporter ATP-binding protein; its protein translation is MIEIKDVRKSFSTLEVLKGINLTVNKGEVVTIIGGSGSGKSTLLTCINGLEPINAGQITIDGTDVHGKQTDLNKLRRKVGIVFQQWNAFPHLTVLENVMLAPRKVLGLAKEKAEEIAVRQLTHVGLAEKLSVYPNRMSGGQQQRMAIARALAMSPEYMLFDEVTSALDPMLVGEVLDTLKMLAEEGMTMICVTHEMAFARDVSDRVAFFHHGVMAEIGTPDQLFGAPQHPDTQAFLASVR
- a CDS encoding amino acid ABC transporter permease: MFDTALTWNDLAFLAQGAAMTLAVTAVSVTAGTLLGIIFGVLRVQLGAIWSAPLTFVLDVFRSVPLLIQLVLGNALQSIAKLGWAPFTTSCVVLSLYTAAYCSEIIRGGIGAVPATTRRAARSLGMTWWQDMRYIVAPLATRVSLPAWIGLTLGVMKDSALVLWLGLIELLRASQILVTRLQEPLFILMICGVIYFVISFPIARLGGYLERRWSPND
- a CDS encoding amino acid ABC transporter permease; this encodes MLNYTFHWNQALKALPQMLDGALVTLQIALLSMVLGVAFALTLTAFRLSSSRILRGFATTWVEIARNTPALFQIYMAHFGLGNFGIHLSPYMALLIGIAFNNAGYLAENFRGALKAIPDTQARAGRSLGMTPFQAFRLIVLPQMLRVAFLPATNQMVWAILMTSLGVTVGMNTDLAGITQELNARSFRTFEFFALAAVIYYIIAKLVTIAARLLAARMFKY
- a CDS encoding ABC transporter substrate-binding protein, yielding MKLSVFAFSLLAATALTSQAHADKLDDIIGSGTLRCAVVLDFPPMGSRDESNNAIGFDVDYCNDLAKALGVTAEIVETPFPERIPALMSGRVDVGVASTSDTLERAKTVGMTIPYFAFEMAVTANEKSGVKSFEDMKGKVVGATAGTYEAIALEEQVKAWGTGEFRPYQTQADVFLALSQGQLDATVSTSTVAQANVKTGKFPGIAVVGKAPFDIDYVSLFTNREEYGLINFLNLFINQQVRTGRYAELYEKWVGGEVPNLAVNGVYR
- a CDS encoding aldehyde dehydrogenase (NADP(+)); amino-acid sequence: MPFIPSGKHLVAGEWLDGDGTFASSPAKGPVHQFAVGTAQLVDRACEAAEDAFWSFGETDRSTRAAFLRAIADEIDIRADAITEIGSQETGLPEARLIGERGRTTGQLRLFASHIENGDYLDRRFDAALPDRQPAPRPEIRLMQRPVGPVAVFGASNFPLAFSTAGGDTAAALAAGCPVVVKGHSAHPGTGEIIAQAVDAAIRSTGIHPGVFSLIQGGNRDVGHALVQHPRIKAVGFTGSQAGGRALFDLCAARPEPIPFFGELGSVNPMFLLPAALAERAEALGQGWAGSLAMGAGQFCTNPGVAVVIDGADADRFAASAVEALGKVAPQTMLTDGIAKAYQDGEARFASRNTVKPLLATQSTGRAASPNLFETTGERFLSDHALSEEVFGPLGLLVRVNSQTEMEDIARSIEGQLTVTLHMDEADIETAKRLRPLLERKAGRILVNGFPTGVEVVDSMVHGGPYPASTNFGATSVGTMSIRRFLRPVSYQNLPDALLPKDLLS
- a CDS encoding Ldh family oxidoreductase gives rise to the protein MSDTLTLTIADLEERVKAIFTKAGLSALQAAAVTRVIVAAERDACKSHGIYRIEGALRTVKAGKVNPVAKPELLPQQRSAVVKVDAKGGFANAAFELGLPVLAERARSSGIAALAINDCTHFSALWPEAEALTELGLAGIVMCPSYATVAPSGGTKPLLGTNPLAFGWPRTGKPPYVFDFATSVAARGEIELHRRAGKTLPEGWAIDADGQPTTDPEAALAGAMLPFGEHKGSAISTMIELLAGIMIGDLTSPEVLDALGSTALAPAHGELIIAFSPEGFGADRPGNPFARAEILFEAMVGQGARLPSQRRYAAREKSQASGIVLTASEVAQLDRLNALGLDAV
- a CDS encoding dihydrodipicolinate synthase family protein, whose protein sequence is MTAKIFSGVIPALMTPCKEDRTPDFDALVRKGQELIAQGMSAVVYCGSMGDWPLLTDAQRMEGVERLVRAGVPVIVGTGAVNSAVAVEHAAHAQAVGAHGLMVIPRVLSRGSSVVAQKAHFKAILAAAPDLPAVIYNSPYYGFATRADLFFALRAEHKNLVGFKEFGGPADMRYAAEHITSQDGVSLMIGVDTAVFHGFVNCGATGAITGIGNVLPKEVIHLCNLSQAAAEGDADARLRALELEQALAVLSSFDEGPDLVLYFKHMMVMNGDKEYALHFNASDALTDSQRGYVEAQFKLFNGWYAEWSKLEGAVQTYKG
- a CDS encoding GntR family transcriptional regulator, with amino-acid sequence MTDIDTSPIPERKRGSGVKMVYDLLRDEILDLVLPPGSPIDEVQLAERFKMSRTPIREALVRLAGEGLIDTLPNRSTMVANIDFLNMHTFFDALVLMYRVTTKLAAQYHRPEDLKVIRAHQAEFAAAVQAQDALAMIATNAAFHSAIAEAGRNPYFTGLFNRLLDEGRRMLRLYYQSYDDRLPQRFVEEHDDIIAVIANRDVEEADRLARLHAEQIVHQIQKLFAREDRLDMAL
- a CDS encoding trans-3-hydroxy-L-proline dehydratase; protein product: MRSSKVIHIVSCHAEGEVGDVIVGGVAPPPGKTLWEQRRFIAEDQTLRNFVLNEPRGGVFRHINLLVPPKDPRATMGFIIMEPEDTPPMSGSNSICVSTVLLDTGIVPMQEPETRMVLEAPGGLVDVVALCRNGKAERITVTNVPSFAARLDAKLEVEGLGTLTVDTAYGGDSFVIADARSLGFSVTPDEARELAETGIRITRAANEQLGFSHPENPEWSHISFCQLTLPVEEREGILHGRNTVVIQPAKLDRSPTGTGCSARLAVLHARGQIKLGQKFRGESIIGSHFDCQIVAETTVGGQAAIIPEISGRAWVTGTHQVMLDPTDPWPSGYRLADTWPRKQ